The Gemmatimonadota bacterium DNA window GTCCGTGAGCGGCACCGTGGGATCGATCCCGTCCAGGATACGGCGCAGGTCGGGCACGAGTCGCGTGGGATCTCCGGCGCCGGCCACCACGTAGCGGAGCGACGCCGTGGCGTTGAGCGACAGCGGCAGGTAGACCTGGTAGCGGTCGTCCGCCTGTACGCTGTAGTGCCGGGCCTGGTCCACCACACCGACGATCGTCAGGGTGTCGTCCCCGATGAGCAGCGGGCTGCCCAGGGCGCTGCCGTTCGCAAAGAAGCGCCGGGCCAGCAGATCGTCGATCAGGGCCACGGGTGCGCCCTCCAGCTCGTCGGCCTCGTCGATCCTCCGCCCTTCGAGCAGGCGCATGCCCGCCGCGTCCATGAAGCCCGGCGTGACCACCATGTAGTCGATCAGCGGGTGATCCTCCTCGTCGACCCCCGTGTTTCCGGGCGCACCCGGGAACCGCATCCCGGTCTGGCCGGCCAGCGCCGTGAGCGGCAGGGCGTCGGTGGCGCCGACCCGCTCGACCCCCGGGAGCGCGGACACCGCGGCGCGGAAGCGGGTGTCGAACGCGACGACGTCTCCGTCTTCCGGATACCGGTTGGGGTCCAGCGTCACCGTGACGGTGAGGGCGTCCCGCCCGTCGAAGCCCGGATCCGCCGTCAGGAGCCGGACGAACGCGCGCGTGATCAGCCCGGAGCTGACGAGCAGCACCAGGCTGAGCGCCACCTGGATCACCACGAGTGCGGAGCGCGTCCGCGCGCCGGTGCGGCCGGCACCGCTGCGGGTGCCGCCTTCCCGCAGGCGCTGCGCAGCCGCGTCGCGCAGTGCGCGGAGCGCCGGGAGCAGTCCCGCGCCCAGGCTCATGACGAGCGTGACCAGGGCGGCCGTGGTCAGCACGGACGCGTCCACCGCGATCTCCATCCGCCGAGGCAATCCCGCCGGTGCGATGCTCCGGATGAGATCCGCACCGGCGAACGCGATCGCCACGCCCACGGCACCTCCAGCCAGACCCAGCAGCAGGCTCTCGGAGAGCAGGCTCTGGAGCACGCGGGCACGCCCCGCGCCCAGGGCCGAGAGGAGCGCCAGCTCCCGGTCGCGTCGGATGGCGCGCCCGAGGAGGAGCGCGGTGAGGTTGGCGCCCAGGATGAGCAACAGGAGCGTCGCGGCGCCCAGCAGGGACACGAGCGCCGGCCGCACGCCGCCCACCAGGTCCTCCTGCAAGCCGACGCCCCACATCTCCAGTCCGCGGTTGCGGAAGATCGCGTCCAGCTCCCGCCCCACGGCATCGATGGCGGACTCCACCTGGGCCGGCGAAGCGCCGTCACGCACCCGCGCCAGCCCGGCGAAGCTCCCCGCATGCGGGTCGAGCGAGGCCAGGTCGGCGCGCAGCGGGATCCACAGGTCGCCCTCGGGAGAGGGGCTGCCCAGGCTCGAATGCACCACGAAGTGCAGGCCCTTTGGAGCGACACCCACCACCGTGGTGGGCTCTCCGTTGAGGTAGATGTCCGTCCCCAGCACGGCGGGGTCGGCACCGAAGGCGGTGGTCCACAGCGCGTGCCCCAGCACGGCAACGGCGGGTGCCCCCGGTGTGTCCTCACCGGGCTGGAAGCCGCGCCCCAGCGCCGGCGCGACGCCAAGGAGGTCGAAGACGTCCGCCGACGCCACGGTCGCGCGCACGCGCTGCGGCGCGGCGCCGTCCCTTCCCGTCAGGTTGAGCTCGTCGCTGCGGAAGGCCGCGACACCTTCGAACGCGTCCGTCTGTTCGCGCAGCATCGCGATGTCGGGTCCACCCAACCACCCGCGATCGAGATCGAACCAGTAGTCGCGCCAGATCCACAGCAGGTCGTCCGGCTCCTCGTACGGCGGTGGCTCCAGCAGCACCGATTCCACCACGCCGTAGATCGCTGCGAACGCGCCGATCCCGACGCCGATGGTCAGCACCGAGACCGCGGTGAACACCGGTGCCCGCCGCAGGCGCCGCGCCGCGCGGGTCAGCTCCATCCTCCATCCTCCCATGATCCCCCCTCCCGTTCCCCGGACGTTGCCCCGCATTCCCGTCAGCGGCACGGCGACGACGAAGCGCACGACGTTCCTGGCGTACCAGAGCGTCGCCCGCAGCCGTCCCTGCCGGCGCTCCCGCACCGCGTACAGCTCGGCCATGTCCCCGGTGATGGCGTCGCGGTCCTCCTCCGGCACGACGCGCCGGAGCAGGCCTTCCATCCATCCCGGAGGGCCGCGTCCCGTCACACGCCCTCCTCCAGCAGCGCGTCCAGACCGTCCCAGAGCCGGACCAGTTGCCGCCGGCTCTCGCGCAGCAGCTCCACGCCCGCCGGCTCCACCCGGAAGTAGCGGCGCGGCCGCCCGGCAGGCTCCTGCTTCGGCGGACGCATCGCCGAGGTGGTGACGCCGTTCTCCTCCAGGCGACGGAGCGCGATGTAGACCGCGGCGGGCGCCACCTCGCGGCCGGTGCGCTCCTCCAGCTCGAGCACGATCGAGGCGCTGTACGCGTCGTCCCCCAGGCGGAGGACCGCGAGGAGCACCTGCTGCTCGAATTCGCCCAACGTCTCCTTGCCCACTGCGTCCCCTTCGCGTTCAGCCGTACCCTCTGGCTCGGCACTAGCATTGTTAATCCATGCTGCCTGGAAGGTGATCGGGATTAGCATTGTTAGTCAAGAGTGGCGCGCGAGGGGCCCGCCGGATCGGGGACGCAGGGCACCCGGAGGGCTCGACGCCGGTAGAGTCCCCGCGGAGGGCTCCGGACGACGCCCGCCGCCGTCGGCGCAGCGCGGGGACACACCACACGGGAGGGGCGGGGGATGCGGAGAGGTCATCGGGGCATGGAGCGCGCACGAGCGTCGACGACCTCGGCGCTGGTCGTCGCGGCCGTGCTGGCCGCGTCGCCCCTGGAGGCGCAGACCCGCCGCATGGCGCTCACCTTCGACGACCTGCCGGCCCAGGCCGCGCGCCAGGAGACCGCCGTCTTCGACTCCATCACGGACGGGATCCTCGCCCATCTGTCCGCCCGGAACGCGCCGGCCGTCGGGTTCGTGAACGAGGGCAAGCTCGACCGCAACGGTGGGCCCGACCCCGCGCGCGTGGCCGTGCTGCGCCGCTGGTTGCAGGCCGGCCACGAGCTGGGCAACCACACCCGCACCCACCCGGACCTGCACACCACCCCGGTGGAGGTCTGGCTGGCGGACCTCGAGGCCGGGGAGCCGGTGACGCGCGCCCTGGCCGCCGAGGCGGGAATGCCGTTCCGGTACTTCCGTCATCCCATGCTGCACACGGGGCGGACGCCCGAGATCAAGGCGCGGGTGGCCGAGCGTCTCGACGCGCTCGGCTACGAGGTGGCGCCGGTCACCATCGACAACCAGGAGTGGATCTTCGCGCGCGCCTGGGACAACGCCATGGAAGACCGTGAGCCCGCGCTGGCCGGTCGCATCGCGGACGCCTACGTGTCCTACATGGACAGCATCGTGGGCTACTACGAGCAGCAGTCGCGGGCCATCGTGGGCTACGAGCTTCCCCAGGTGCTGCTGCTGCACGCGAACCGCCTCAACGCGCACGTGCTCGACCGGTTGCTGACCGCGCTCGTCGCGCGCGGGTACACCTTCGTGGAGCTGGAGGAGGCGCTCGCCGATCCCGCGTATGCACGCGGGGACGGGTACCTGGGGCCGGCCGGCATCACCTGGCTGCACCGCTGGGCATTGGCCGACGGCCAACGCGGCGCGTTCTTCGCGGGGGAGCCCGAGGTCCCGGCGTTCGTGCAGGAGGCGTTCGAGCGGTGAACGGGCAGCCGCGCCGCGCGGTCCCGCCCGCGCCGCCCCCGCTCAGCGCGCCAGATCCAGCAGCCGGCTGTACTTGATCACGAGCTGGCGCTGCTTGGGGCCGGCCACGATGCCGGTGCGCTCCAACGAACCGCGATGGTTGGTGTCGTTCCAGACGATGAACAGCCCCGTGCCGGCCGCGTCCAACCACCCCAGACGGATGTTGGAGCCGAGGTCGCGGGTGTCGTCGTTGTACTGCACGTTGGCCTGCAGGTAGAGCCGCGGCGTGAAGGCGTACGCGGCGTTCACGCGTACCACGGACGTCGTGAAGCTGCCCTGGTCCAGACGCACGTCGAAGTAGTTCACGCGCACGCTCGTGGTGAGCTTGTCGCTGTAGCGGTAGTCCAGCGTGGCGTTGGGCCCGAAGCGCGTGCCGTTGTAGAACCCGCCGAGCGACCAACCCCCGGAGAGCGAGAGCGGCGCGCCGCGGTTGGTGTTGGCCCGGAACTCCCAGTCCACGTTGTCGTAGCTGCCGGGCGGGATCACGATGCCGTCGCGGATCTCGAACGGTTCCTCCAGTCCCTCCCCCGTGAGGTTCAGGCCGGGAAGCTGGAAGAAGGCGCCGTTCTCGAAGGCGAAGTGGTTGTCGATGTGCACCAGGTAGGTCTCGAGGAAGCCGTCCAGGGACCAGAAGGCGTTCGCGGAGACATGGGGCCGGAACTCCCGGAACCACGGCACGCTGGCCACCCGGATGTGACGGAGCGCACGGGCGTTGGCGTGACGGTAGTCGCGTCGGTTGACGAAGCCCACCTCGGGATTGAAGGCGTCGCCGATCTGCCGGTAGCCGAGTGAGAGCTGCCAATCCCGCGTGATGTACTCGGCGCTGCCTTCGAAGCCGTATTCACCACCGTGGAAGCCCGAGCCGGGGGCGGCCTCCCCTGCGGGCACCGGGGTGGTGGTCAGGCTGGCCCACCCGTCGAACGTCAACGCGTCCCCCACGCCCAGGCGGCCGTCCACGCCCCACGTCAGGTTGTAGTCGTCCGTGTCGGTCGTGTTCAGGCGCGACACCGCGATCGCGCCCAGTTGTGTGCGGTTGCCGAACTCCCGGAAGCCGCGCAGCACGCCGAAGTTGTTGGCGGGTGCGATGGGCTCGCGCAGCGCGGTGACCTCGTCGAACCCGAAGACCTCGTCCGTCTGGATGTTCAGGACGCCGAGCTGGAAGCGGCCGGCCTTCCCGGTCAGCCGGGCACCCGCCAGGATGGGCACCTCCTGGCCGCCGGACAGACCGATGCGCCGGCTGAAGAACAGCTCTGCCGACTGACTGGCGCCCACCGCGAAGGTGCCCGCGTTCTCGAGGAAGAACGCGCGCTTCTCCGGGAAGAAGAGGCTGAAGCGCGTGAGGTTGACCTGCTGATCGTCCACCTCCACCTGCGCGAAGTCCGTGTTGGCGGTGAGGTCGAGCGTCAGGCTCTGGGTGATCCCGATCTTGGCGTCCCCGCCCACCTGGGTTCCGTAGTCCACGGCAGGTGCGCTGACCTGGTAGTCCTTGAAGCCTTCGGCGAGGAGGTAGGGCATCAGCGACACGGTGCGCCGCGCGGGCGCCTCCAGGCCCAGCGTGCCGGCGAGCGACACCCGGTAGACGTCGAACTGCCGCGGGATCGGCGCCCACACCGACTGCTCGCTGTTGCGGCGGATCTTGCGCTCGAAGTTCAGCCCCCACTCCTGGGCACCGCTGCCGCCGTAGCGGACGGTGGAGAAGGGGATGCGCATCTCGGCATACCAACCCTGGGCGTCGCGGCTCGTGGCCACCTCCCACGACCCGTCCCAGTTCAGGTTGAAGCCTCCGGCGGAGCCCGCCTGCTGGCGTCCGCTGCCCGGCCCACCCGCCACGCCTTCACCCGCCACCTGCCCGTCGTATTCGATGCCCGCGGGCGTGGTGCCGAACACGAAGGCGTTCTGGCGATCGCGGTAGGTGTCGAGCACCACCACGAACGCGTCCGAGTCGTTGAGGGAGGCGTCGCGCAGGGTCTGCCCCACCACGATGCCCCCGGGCGTGTCGTCGAAGAGCCAGGCCCCGACGTACAGCGCCTGCGCGTCGTAGCCGATGCGGACCTCCGTCCGCTGCGAGACCGGCCGGCCTTCCACGGGCTCGCGCTGGAGGAAGCCGGACAGCGCGGGCAGGCCGGACCAGGCCTCGTCCGAGAGACGACCATCGATCACCGGAGCCACGGCCAGCGGAGCCGCCTGCGCCGTCCGCGGCTGTTGCGCACGGAGGACGCCAGGAACGAACAGCACGAAGAGCAGGGCCAGTCGGAGCGTCCTCATCCATCCTCGGGCGAAGCGGCCGCGGCCGGGCCCCGGCACCCCCGGGAGCCCGACACGTGGACCGGCGGCGGCCAATCTCCCGGGGCCGGGCGTGGGGCGCAATGCAGCCCACGCTCCGCGGGTCCACCCGCCTGGATGCACGAAGGCCGGTGCGGGAGGGATCGGCTTCCCCCCGCACCGGCCGGTGCGCGGCTACCCCAACGCCGCGGCTACTGCAGCTTCATGAGCAGCAGCTGTCCGTCCTCCACGCACTCCGGGCACGCCGGCACGGCCTGGCCGTGTGCCTGCACGTCGAAGATCCAGGCGCCGGCGCCGAACCACGGGGACGCGTCCACGAGCCCACTGGTCTCCCAGCAGTCGCTGGCGCCCGGCGAGCAGTCGCCGCCGCTGACCTGCGCGATCTTCGTCCCGATCGGGTCCACCAGCTCGCCCTGCGTGTTCCACGTCGAGCTGCCAGATGGCCGGCGGACGCGCGCCGCGGTCGCCTCCCACGGGCCGTTGGCCGGGTCCTCCTGCAGCATGACCTCACCTGCCGTCGGATTCATGTCGCCGTTGTCCGGCGAGGCCCAGCCGGTGGCGGGCCGTCCGAGCGGCCGATCAGCGTCAGCGTGGCGCCGCCACCGACCGGATCCTTCCAGTTCGTGGAAGTCGATCCGGTAGATCGATCCCCACGGATCGATGGGCGTGCCGTCGTCGGGATCCGTGATGCTCTGACGGCCGGTGTCGAAGAAGTACGCGCACGCCCTTCTGGCCGGGGCGCTTGTCGTAGAAGCCATCCTCGAGCCGGATGAACGGGAAGGCCAGGACGGAGGGCAGTCGTTGAACGCCTCCATCGCCTGGTAGTCCAGGTGGATGCGCTCCGGGACCTTCACCCAGTGACCGGTGATGCCCTGGCCGACGGTCAGGTCGTTGGGCAACAGGCGGGTCCTCGGCCGCGAACACGTACAGGTCACCCAGGCCGCGCAGCACGCGATAGTGGTTGCTCGACGTACATGTAGAGCTCGGACTCGGCGCCGGCGCGGCCCACGCCGCTGCCCCCGTTGTCGTCGAAGTTCAGCACCACGGTGTGCCCCGGAAGCCTGCGCACGGAGATCTGGTTCTCGTGCGCGTACAGGCCCAGCCAGGGCAGCTCGGTGACGTTCCCCTTCCGATCGATGGCGAGCTGCAGGCCGTCGTCCTGCTCCTCACCGGTGAAGAAGTAGCCGCCGCCGAAGCCGTCCCGGTTGTCCACCCACTCCGCCGAGCAGAGGCGGCTGTAGCCTTCGCTTCCGTCCAACGTGTACTCGTGATCGGTGATGTCGGCGTTCTTGACGTCGACGGTGAAGCGCGAGACGCGTGCGGCGCCCGAGATCTCGTGGTTCAGGTAGAGGTTGAAGCGGTCCCTGCCCCAGACGCCGATGCCGTCGGGGATGCCGACGAGCTGCTGGCCGCCGGGCAGGATGT harbors:
- a CDS encoding helix-turn-helix transcriptional regulator; amino-acid sequence: MGEFEQQVLLAVLRLGDDAYSASIVLELEERTGREVAPAAVYIALRRLEENGVTTSAMRPPKQEPAGRPRRYFRVEPAGVELLRESRRQLVRLWDGLDALLEEGV
- a CDS encoding DUF5916 domain-containing protein, encoding MRTLRLALLFVLFVPGVLRAQQPRTAQAAPLAVAPVIDGRLSDEAWSGLPALSGFLQREPVEGRPVSQRTEVRIGYDAQALYVGAWLFDDTPGGIVVGQTLRDASLNDSDAFVVVLDTYRDRQNAFVFGTTPAGIEYDGQVAGEGVAGGPGSGRQQAGSAGGFNLNWDGSWEVATSRDAQGWYAEMRIPFSTVRYGGSGAQEWGLNFERKIRRNSEQSVWAPIPRQFDVYRVSLAGTLGLEAPARRTVSLMPYLLAEGFKDYQVSAPAVDYGTQVGGDAKIGITQSLTLDLTANTDFAQVEVDDQQVNLTRFSLFFPEKRAFFLENAGTFAVGASQSAELFFSRRIGLSGGQEVPILAGARLTGKAGRFQLGVLNIQTDEVFGFDEVTALREPIAPANNFGVLRGFREFGNRTQLGAIAVSRLNTTDTDDYNLTWGVDGRLGVGDALTFDGWASLTTTPVPAGEAAPGSGFHGGEYGFEGSAEYITRDWQLSLGYRQIGDAFNPEVGFVNRRDYRHANARALRHIRVASVPWFREFRPHVSANAFWSLDGFLETYLVHIDNHFAFENGAFFQLPGLNLTGEGLEEPFEIRDGIVIPPGSYDNVDWEFRANTNRGAPLSLSGGWSLGGFYNGTRFGPNATLDYRYSDKLTTSVRVNYFDVRLDQGSFTTSVVRVNAAYAFTPRLYLQANVQYNDDTRDLGSNIRLGWLDAAGTGLFIVWNDTNHRGSLERTGIVAGPKQRQLVIKYSRLLDLAR
- a CDS encoding polysaccharide deacetylase family protein; translated protein: MERARASTTSALVVAAVLAASPLEAQTRRMALTFDDLPAQAARQETAVFDSITDGILAHLSARNAPAVGFVNEGKLDRNGGPDPARVAVLRRWLQAGHELGNHTRTHPDLHTTPVEVWLADLEAGEPVTRALAAEAGMPFRYFRHPMLHTGRTPEIKARVAERLDALGYEVAPVTIDNQEWIFARAWDNAMEDREPALAGRIADAYVSYMDSIVGYYEQQSRAIVGYELPQVLLLHANRLNAHVLDRLLTALVARGYTFVELEEALADPAYARGDGYLGPAGITWLHRWALADGQRGAFFAGEPEVPAFVQEAFER
- a CDS encoding ABC transporter permease encodes the protein MTGRGPPGWMEGLLRRVVPEEDRDAITGDMAELYAVRERRQGRLRATLWYARNVVRFVVAVPLTGMRGNVRGTGGGIMGGWRMELTRAARRLRRAPVFTAVSVLTIGVGIGAFAAIYGVVESVLLEPPPYEEPDDLLWIWRDYWFDLDRGWLGGPDIAMLREQTDAFEGVAAFRSDELNLTGRDGAAPQRVRATVASADVFDLLGVAPALGRGFQPGEDTPGAPAVAVLGHALWTTAFGADPAVLGTDIYLNGEPTTVVGVAPKGLHFVVHSSLGSPSPEGDLWIPLRADLASLDPHAGSFAGLARVRDGASPAQVESAIDAVGRELDAIFRNRGLEMWGVGLQEDLVGGVRPALVSLLGAATLLLLILGANLTALLLGRAIRRDRELALLSALGAGRARVLQSLLSESLLLGLAGGAVGVAIAFAGADLIRSIAPAGLPRRMEIAVDASVLTTAALVTLVMSLGAGLLPALRALRDAAAQRLREGGTRSGAGRTGARTRSALVVIQVALSLVLLVSSGLITRAFVRLLTADPGFDGRDALTVTVTLDPNRYPEDGDVVAFDTRFRAAVSALPGVERVGATDALPLTALAGQTGMRFPGAPGNTGVDEEDHPLIDYMVVTPGFMDAAGMRLLEGRRIDEADELEGAPVALIDDLLARRFFANGSALGSPLLIGDDTLTIVGVVDQARHYSVQADDRYQVYLPLSLNATASLRYVVAGAGDPTRLVPDLRRILDGIDPTVPLTDAGTLQGLIEQSLGRERLSLTLLSVFAAAALLLAVLGIYGVVANQVTQRTHEMGVRMALGADRSGVLRLVLGQGARLTVWGTVLGLLAAVAASRVLVGVVAGVDPRDPVVYAGVALTLAAVTLLAAWVPARRAARIDPTEALRAE